The Parcubacteria group bacterium genome has a window encoding:
- the dprA gene encoding DNA-processing protein DprA, with translation MSISRTPSLSDHSYVNAFNVIPGIGAQKLFLLSNYFDSFADAWIAPVDQLIETGFSPKLADSVVAYRSQIDPSATWQRVAQSDAQLLTVKDPRFPVRLREIDHPPFCLYVRGNIDLLSSPSVAIVGSRKVSEYGTRATTLLAGEITRSGITIVSGLALGTDALAHRATLENNGPTIAVIAGGVDDDAIAPRSHLSLARKILARGGAIISEYPIGTTPSRGTFPARNRLMAGLSVATIIIEAAKDSGTLITAAHASQFQRKVFVVPGSIFATHAYGSNHLLRNNIAKPVLCANDVLCLFHKNKKYTGENISPTFSSTEEKDLYEHIKKYPDGIQINRLIKESPLDTITISSTLTMLEIGGTIKNIGNQTYVVT, from the coding sequence ATGTCAATATCACGCACACCATCACTTTCTGACCACTCCTACGTCAATGCATTCAATGTGATCCCCGGCATTGGCGCACAAAAACTCTTTCTTCTTTCCAATTATTTTGATTCTTTTGCAGATGCATGGATTGCACCTGTTGATCAATTGATTGAAACGGGATTTTCTCCAAAGCTCGCCGACAGTGTCGTTGCATACAGATCACAGATCGACCCGTCTGCCACATGGCAAAGAGTGGCGCAGAGTGACGCACAACTGCTTACGGTCAAAGACCCACGATTTCCCGTGAGATTACGTGAGATCGACCATCCGCCATTTTGTCTTTATGTCCGTGGCAATATCGATCTCCTATCATCGCCATCTGTCGCAATCGTCGGATCACGCAAGGTCAGTGAGTATGGCACGCGCGCAACAACACTCTTGGCCGGTGAGATCACGCGCAGTGGCATCACGATCGTTTCAGGACTTGCTCTCGGCACCGATGCACTGGCGCATCGCGCCACACTGGAAAATAACGGACCCACAATAGCCGTGATCGCAGGTGGCGTGGATGACGACGCAATTGCCCCGCGATCACATCTCTCGCTGGCGCGCAAAATCCTCGCACGTGGCGGTGCGATCATTTCTGAATACCCTATCGGGACGACACCAAGCCGTGGCACATTTCCGGCACGCAATCGCCTCATGGCAGGATTATCCGTCGCCACGATCATCATCGAGGCCGCCAAAGATTCCGGTACATTGATCACTGCCGCGCACGCATCACAATTTCAGAGGAAAGTTTTTGTCGTCCCCGGATCGATCTTTGCAACACATGCCTATGGATCAAATCATTTGCTCCGCAATAACATCGCAAAGCCCGTCCTCTGTGCAAACGACGTCCTCTGTCTATTCCATAAAAACAAAAAATACACAGGAGAAAATATCTCTCCAACATTTTCCTCAACAGAAGAAAAAGATTTGTACGAACACATCAAAAAATATCCCGATGGCATCCAGATCAACCGTCTCATCAAGGAATCACCCCTTGATACAATAACCATCTCCAGCACATTGACCATGCTTGAAATTGGCGGCACGATCAAAAACATCGGCAACCAAACATACGTCGTCACATAA
- the serS gene encoding serine--tRNA ligase: MLDIKYIRDNAEAVQKAAQEKNLTISIKGLLAVDKERSALMQEIEALQAQKNVLNDRMKKATADERPAIIVEGKVVKEQSEQKEPVLQKLQKEFDALMVQVPTVHANDVPRGKDESENVVVYEKGEKPQFDFVPKDHITLGRDLDIIDFERGAKVAGYRGYYLKGDGAALTMALMMYALHKIISKGFTPMIPPTLVKEFALFGSGYFKGTEYDQEIDEIYQVASKSKTADGADAKEKKFLVGTAEPSLLAYYADEVLDESQLPMKLCGYSQCYRSEIGSYGKDTKGMYRVHEFMKIEQVVLAPADVDLTEKIQQEMVAISEEIHQELGLPYRKLAICTGDMSAGKYRMFDLEAWMPGMDRWGETASASNFLDWQSRRLNVRYKDKDGKKKYVYMLNNTVLPSPRPFIAVLENYQQADGSVIVPEVLRSYMPGGKNVITK; encoded by the coding sequence ATGTTAGACATCAAATATATTCGTGACAACGCAGAAGCAGTGCAAAAAGCGGCTCAAGAAAAAAATCTTACGATTTCTATCAAGGGTTTACTTGCAGTGGACAAGGAACGCAGTGCACTCATGCAAGAGATCGAAGCGCTTCAGGCGCAGAAAAATGTGCTTAATGATCGCATGAAAAAAGCAACTGCAGATGAACGTCCGGCGATCATTGTGGAGGGGAAAGTAGTCAAAGAGCAATCGGAACAAAAGGAGCCTGTCTTACAAAAGTTACAAAAAGAGTTTGACGCGCTTATGGTGCAAGTGCCGACAGTGCATGCCAATGATGTGCCACGTGGCAAAGATGAGAGTGAGAATGTTGTGGTCTATGAAAAAGGTGAGAAACCGCAGTTTGATTTTGTGCCCAAGGATCACATTACTCTCGGGAGAGATTTGGACATCATTGATTTTGAACGTGGCGCAAAGGTCGCGGGTTATCGTGGATATTATCTCAAGGGTGATGGCGCGGCATTGACAATGGCGCTCATGATGTATGCACTTCACAAGATCATCTCCAAAGGGTTCACACCGATGATCCCGCCGACACTGGTCAAAGAATTTGCACTTTTTGGCAGTGGATATTTCAAAGGGACGGAATACGATCAAGAAATTGATGAGATCTATCAGGTTGCATCAAAAAGTAAAACGGCAGACGGTGCGGATGCCAAAGAAAAGAAATTTTTGGTTGGTACGGCAGAGCCATCATTGCTTGCGTATTACGCCGATGAGGTTTTAGATGAGTCACAACTTCCGATGAAACTTTGCGGGTATAGCCAGTGTTATCGCAGCGAGATCGGCAGTTATGGCAAAGATACCAAAGGTATGTATCGTGTACATGAATTCATGAAAATCGAGCAAGTTGTGCTTGCACCGGCTGATGTCGATCTGACAGAAAAAATCCAACAAGAAATGGTGGCGATCTCCGAGGAGATCCATCAAGAATTAGGTCTTCCGTATCGCAAATTGGCGATCTGTACAGGGGATATGAGTGCGGGGAAATACCGCATGTTTGACCTCGAAGCATGGATGCCCGGCATGGATCGGTGGGGTGAGACGGCAAGTGCATCCAATTTCCTTGACTGGCAGTCGCGTCGTTTGAATGTGCGCTACAAGGATAAAGACGGCAAGAAAAAATATGTCTACATGCTCAACAACACCGTATTACCGTCACCGCGGCCGTTTATCGCTGTATTGGAAAACTATCAACAAGCAGATGGCAGTGTGATCGTACCGGAGGTCTTGCGATCATATATGCCGGGAGGAAAAAACGTGATCACCAAATAA
- a CDS encoding GIY-YIG nuclease family protein, producing the protein MKQYCVYILTNQHNKVFYIGVTGNLQKRIYEHKNKLAEGFTKKYNIDKLVYYEQTEDVFSALRREKQLKNWHREWKINLITEFNNEWRDLSGSL; encoded by the coding sequence ATGAAACAATATTGTGTTTATATTCTTACGAATCAACATAATAAAGTTTTTTATATTGGCGTAACGGGAAATTTACAGAAAAGGATATATGAACACAAAAATAAATTAGCAGAAGGATTCACAAAAAAATATAATATAGATAAATTAGTATATTACGAACAAACGGAAGATGTATTCAGTGCATTGAGGCGTGAAAAGCAGTTGAAAAATTGGCATAGGGAATGGAAAATTAATTTAATAACAGAATTCAATAATGAATGGAGGGATTTGTCAGGGTCATTGTGA
- a CDS encoding ribonucleoside-triphosphate reductase: MINDIKNALSFIAGTWSEKNGIHEFSAVIAERKAFLSKKKLTYVARFRIDEEKKEVRFTEYLKESGMGLSGGTDMDMSPGFGFKTTTYKTGFGQPREENINEQSDLFGKEYTYTFEWGAVRKAIEEVAIKNAYTYSYHVTSLGL, from the coding sequence ATGATCAATGATATAAAAAATGCTCTGTCTTTTATCGCAGGCACATGGAGTGAAAAAAATGGGATCCATGAATTTTCCGCTGTGATCGCGGAACGTAAAGCATTTCTCTCAAAAAAGAAACTAACGTACGTGGCGCGATTTCGTATCGATGAAGAAAAGAAAGAAGTGCGGTTTACGGAATATCTCAAAGAGTCCGGTATGGGATTGTCCGGCGGAACGGATATGGATATGAGTCCGGGATTTGGGTTTAAGACCACAACATACAAAACAGGATTTGGTCAACCACGGGAAGAGAACATCAACGAACAGTCAGATCTGTTTGGCAAAGAATATACCTATACATTTGAGTGGGGTGCTGTGCGAAAAGCGATCGAAGAGGTTGCGATAAAAAATGCTTATACCTATTCCTACCATGTGACGAGTCTCGGTCTGTAG
- the mrdA gene encoding penicillin-binding protein 2, producing MRLQKISKYRNEIEDAVLTASEKEIARMSFDFDRRWLTIFWIVIAGSLITLTSRVFYLSVVKGDYYAFVASGNSVQSVPIIAPRGEIFDFYGTLLANNMPSRSIVVDPKLLPHDEEMQRNIVARLAQILAINESDVAEAFDMARASGSETVVKENITHEQSLDFKAQESELSGVRIQQFAIRHYADGEKFAHIIGYEGLIKKEEHEEHPDYLLIDRIGKTGVEYYYEKDLHGTHGAQQMLVDSRGNVVKDLVDVAPVAGGDLYLNIDAELQKFLFDRLSKELERAKTKRATAVVIDPRDGAVRAIVSLPSYDNNVFAQGIDHDTYNNWITDENRPLFNRAIGGAYAPGSTVKPIMAAAVLAEHIVSPDYQIESRGGLQIGSFFFGDWRAHGFTDLRRAIAVSSDVYFYTVGGGNGDVVGLGIERMKEYMTKFGYGEKTGIDLSGEVSGFYPDKKWKEDTLGERWYVGNTYHAAIGQGFVTATALQVANAIAAIANGGTLYEPHVVSHIVHKTTDTTTTIEPKIIRDHLGDPQDIKIIQEGMRQTVTDGTATMLKNLNVAIAGKTGTAQFGNGDSVHSWFVSYAPYDHPEMVLAIMVEGQTGELSSTTVPVARDVYMWQYGGRDMSVFDAKAKETSVSAPPEEVPIRD from the coding sequence ATGCGATTACAAAAAATTTCAAAATACAGAAATGAAATTGAAGACGCCGTACTTACGGCGTCTGAAAAAGAAATTGCGCGCATGTCATTTGATTTTGACCGGCGATGGTTGACGATTTTTTGGATCGTTATTGCCGGCAGTCTCATCACACTTACTTCGCGGGTATTTTATCTTTCTGTGGTGAAAGGTGATTATTATGCATTTGTCGCATCGGGAAATAGTGTGCAATCTGTGCCGATCATTGCACCGCGAGGAGAAATTTTTGATTTTTATGGAACGCTGTTGGCAAATAATATGCCAAGTCGCAGTATCGTCGTCGATCCGAAGTTGTTGCCACACGATGAAGAGATGCAACGTAACATTGTCGCGCGTCTTGCACAAATTCTTGCGATAAATGAAAGCGATGTTGCGGAGGCTTTTGATATGGCACGTGCGTCTGGCAGCGAAACGGTTGTCAAAGAAAATATCACCCATGAACAATCGTTGGATTTCAAGGCGCAGGAAAGTGAATTGTCCGGTGTGCGTATTCAGCAATTTGCAATTCGTCATTATGCGGATGGAGAAAAGTTTGCGCATATTATCGGATATGAAGGTCTGATCAAAAAAGAAGAACATGAGGAGCATCCGGATTATTTGTTGATCGATCGCATTGGTAAAACCGGTGTGGAATACTACTACGAAAAAGATCTCCACGGGACACATGGTGCACAGCAAATGCTTGTGGACAGTCGTGGCAATGTTGTGAAAGATCTGGTTGACGTTGCGCCAGTTGCCGGTGGGGATCTCTATCTCAATATTGACGCGGAATTACAGAAGTTTCTTTTTGATCGTCTCAGCAAAGAGTTGGAACGTGCCAAGACCAAGCGTGCTACTGCGGTAGTGATCGATCCGCGTGACGGTGCGGTGCGCGCGATTGTCAGTTTGCCATCATATGACAACAATGTTTTTGCGCAGGGTATTGATCATGATACATATAACAACTGGATCACCGATGAGAATCGTCCGCTTTTCAATCGTGCGATCGGTGGGGCGTATGCGCCGGGATCAACGGTAAAGCCGATCATGGCGGCAGCGGTGTTGGCAGAGCATATCGTTTCACCGGACTATCAAATCGAGAGTCGTGGCGGACTGCAAATTGGATCGTTTTTCTTTGGAGATTGGCGTGCACACGGTTTTACGGATCTGCGGCGAGCAATCGCTGTATCGAGCGATGTGTATTTTTATACTGTCGGCGGAGGCAATGGGGATGTGGTGGGTTTGGGTATTGAGCGGATGAAAGAATACATGACAAAATTCGGCTATGGAGAAAAGACGGGTATCGATCTCTCCGGAGAAGTGAGCGGTTTTTATCCTGACAAAAAATGGAAGGAAGATACGCTCGGAGAAAGATGGTATGTTGGTAACACATATCATGCGGCGATCGGGCAGGGATTTGTGACGGCAACTGCGCTACAAGTTGCAAATGCAATTGCGGCAATTGCAAATGGAGGGACATTATATGAACCGCATGTTGTGTCACATATTGTGCATAAAACGACGGACACGACAACTACAATTGAACCAAAGATCATCCGCGATCACTTGGGTGATCCGCAGGATATCAAAATTATTCAGGAAGGAATGCGACAAACAGTGACTGATGGGACGGCGACAATGCTCAAAAATTTAAATGTTGCCATTGCGGGAAAAACCGGTACGGCGCAGTTTGGCAATGGGGACAGTGTGCACTCATGGTTTGTGTCCTATGCGCCGTATGATCATCCGGAAATGGTTTTGGCGATCATGGTAGAAGGACAAACCGGTGAATTATCCTCCACGACGGTTCCTGTTGCGCGTGATGTGTATATGTGGCAGTATGGTGGACGCGATATGAGTGTTTTTGATGCAAAAGCAAAGGAAACGTCAGTGTCAGCACCGCCGGAAGAAGTGCCGATAAGGGATTGA
- the mreC gene encoding rod shape-determining protein MreC, with translation MQSLHRNKRTKNISVYIVIIFLVMVANPFGIMTKIRSGIMVILSPLSNIGYGVGVKYRSAVGLIADMGNLYAQNQDLRATVRRMESENAYSMDIKKENQLLRTELDLLPREEYTLIGADVIARDSLGGSQWVMIDKGREQGIEENMAVIIDDRVFVGYIDDVNQTVSRVRLITHPDSVVNVVGAKGGAEAIMRGNHGLSAVVEDIKKDDVVENGEMFITSSIGTRFPRGLSVGHVQNVSTTEDQLFQKATIVPLVALGDLRTLFVIKK, from the coding sequence ATGCAATCACTTCATAGGAACAAAAGAACCAAAAATATCAGTGTATACATCGTGATCATTTTTCTCGTGATGGTTGCCAATCCGTTTGGGATAATGACAAAAATTCGTAGCGGTATCATGGTAATTCTATCCCCATTGTCAAATATCGGTTATGGTGTTGGCGTGAAATATCGTAGCGCAGTGGGTCTGATCGCAGACATGGGCAATCTCTATGCGCAAAATCAGGATTTGCGCGCTACAGTGAGACGGATGGAGTCTGAAAATGCATATAGTATGGATATCAAAAAGGAGAATCAATTGTTGCGTACAGAATTGGATCTCCTGCCACGGGAAGAATATACATTGATCGGTGCAGATGTCATCGCGAGAGACTCACTCGGCGGAAGTCAGTGGGTGATGATCGACAAGGGGAGAGAACAAGGCATTGAAGAAAACATGGCCGTGATCATCGATGATCGTGTGTTTGTGGGGTATATTGATGATGTCAATCAAACAGTTTCACGCGTGCGTTTGATCACGCATCCTGACAGTGTAGTAAACGTTGTTGGCGCAAAAGGTGGCGCTGAGGCGATCATGCGGGGCAATCATGGACTTTCGGCAGTTGTTGAGGATATAAAAAAGGATGATGTGGTGGAAAACGGGGAAATGTTCATCACATCGTCGATCGGTACGCGTTTCCCGCGAGGGTTATCAGTCGGTCACGTACAAAATGTCTCCACAACAGAGGATCAATTGTTCCAAAAAGCAACAATTGTACCACTCGTTGCTTTGGGTGATTTGCGGACGCTTTTTGTCATAAAAAAATAA
- a CDS encoding rod shape-determining protein gives MLFGHLSKDIGIDLGTANTLIYVQGKGIVINEPSVVAVNNRTGQILAIGKEAKRMVGKTPGHIVATRPLVDGVVSDFDVTEQMLKYFIDKVHKESFSILPRPRVLIGIPSGVTEVEKRAVIDAAINAGAREAYLIDEPMAASIGARLPVTDAGGNMIVDIGGGTSEIAVISLGGIVAARSLRTAGDEMNEDIVRYMRDEFNLLIGERTAEETKITVGSAYPQKTELRVKVRGRDLVTGLPKEVVVTDEHIRDAMSRSIRIIVNTVKTIIEETPPELLSDIMQRGIVLAGGGGLTRGLDKLIANETKMPVMMMEDPLTAVVRGCGIVLEDLENLRDVLIENDQGAPLR, from the coding sequence ATGCTTTTTGGACATCTTTCCAAAGATATTGGGATCGATCTTGGTACGGCAAATACGCTGATCTATGTGCAAGGCAAGGGCATCGTGATCAATGAGCCGTCTGTTGTTGCGGTCAATAATCGTACAGGACAAATTTTGGCGATTGGTAAGGAAGCAAAACGCATGGTAGGCAAGACGCCGGGACACATTGTTGCAACGCGTCCTCTTGTAGATGGCGTAGTGAGTGATTTTGATGTGACAGAACAGATGTTGAAATATTTTATTGATAAAGTGCACAAAGAATCATTCTCGATCTTGCCACGGCCACGGGTGCTTATCGGTATTCCATCCGGCGTCACAGAAGTGGAGAAGCGTGCTGTGATCGATGCGGCGATCAATGCCGGCGCACGAGAGGCATATTTGATCGATGAGCCGATGGCGGCGTCGATTGGTGCACGACTACCTGTGACAGATGCGGGGGGAAATATGATCGTTGATATTGGTGGTGGTACGAGCGAGATCGCGGTGATCTCTCTCGGAGGTATTGTGGCGGCGCGATCACTTCGTACGGCGGGTGATGAGATGAATGAAGATATCGTGCGCTACATGCGTGATGAATTCAACCTGCTTATTGGTGAGCGGACGGCAGAAGAAACAAAAATCACTGTAGGCAGTGCGTATCCGCAAAAGACGGAATTACGCGTGAAGGTGCGTGGTCGCGATCTCGTGACAGGACTTCCCAAAGAGGTGGTGGTGACTGATGAGCATATTCGTGATGCAATGTCACGTAGCATTCGCATTATCGTCAATACGGTCAAGACGATCATTGAGGAAACACCGCCGGAATTACTTTCTGATATTATGCAACGGGGAATCGTTTTGGCCGGTGGTGGCGGATTGACGCGCGGATTGGATAAATTGATCGCCAATGAAACAAAAATGCCGGTGATGATGATGGAAGATCCTCTCACTGCTGTTGTGCGCGGTTGCGGTATTGTTTTGGAGGATTTGGAAAATCTCCGTGATGTTCTGATCGAAAACGATCAAGGCGCGCCACTGCGTTAA